The following are encoded in a window of Gramella sp. MT6 genomic DNA:
- a CDS encoding alpha/beta hydrolase — translation MTKKKKDNTPVQRLLIPSYILVIARILTKISPFLASRFAAKLFLSPFRYKLPAREKEMDKNSIQKTVLVPSMNREIRTYEYGEGDKKVLLAHGWSGRGTQLAKIAEALQEEGYKCVSFDAPAHGKLEGKMSMMPFFIKAIHYMDENYGPFDAVIGHSLGGMSSLRAIRQGLKTDKLVIIGTANKISEITRHFAETMKMNDKVAKKMKAYLDERFNEDMDILSGGESAKYVKVPTLVIHDENDVDVKVNSAYEIHEELENSKLMITSGLGHRRILGNQKVINKITTFIAAQSLYFYEKDCHEKDTNI, via the coding sequence ATGACTAAAAAAAAGAAGGATAACACACCGGTACAAAGGCTACTTATCCCATCCTATATATTGGTAATTGCCAGAATACTGACTAAAATTTCACCATTTTTAGCAAGTAGATTTGCAGCTAAATTATTTTTGAGTCCCTTCAGATACAAATTGCCGGCAAGGGAAAAAGAAATGGACAAAAACTCTATTCAGAAAACTGTTCTGGTGCCGTCCATGAATAGGGAAATAAGAACCTATGAATATGGGGAGGGCGATAAAAAAGTGCTTTTGGCTCATGGCTGGAGTGGTCGTGGTACTCAACTTGCAAAGATCGCAGAAGCACTACAGGAAGAAGGCTATAAGTGCGTGAGCTTCGATGCCCCGGCCCATGGAAAACTTGAAGGAAAAATGAGTATGATGCCATTCTTTATTAAGGCCATACATTATATGGATGAGAATTACGGTCCGTTTGATGCTGTTATTGGGCATTCCCTGGGAGGTATGTCTTCATTAAGAGCAATAAGACAGGGACTAAAAACAGATAAGCTGGTTATAATAGGTACAGCGAATAAAATTTCAGAGATCACCCGCCATTTTGCAGAAACCATGAAAATGAACGATAAGGTGGCTAAAAAAATGAAGGCCTACCTGGACGAAAGGTTCAATGAAGATATGGACATCCTCTCCGGTGGCGAATCTGCTAAATATGTAAAGGTTCCAACGCTGGTGATACACGATGAAAATGACGTGGATGTTAAAGTTAATTCAGCTTACGAGATCCATGAAGAACTGGAGAACAGTAAGTTAATGATCACCTCTGGACTAGGGCATCGTCGTATTTTAGGGAATCAAAAAGTAATTAACAAAATAACAACTTTTATCGCGGCACAATCTTTGTATTTTTATGAAAAAGATTGCCATGAAAAAGATACTAATATTTAG